A section of the Thermodesulfobacteriota bacterium genome encodes:
- the sucC gene encoding ADP-forming succinate--CoA ligase subunit beta translates to MRIHEYQAKKIFEAYSIFCPQGFVVEKSNDLELAASVLGFPIVVKAQIHVGGRGKGGGIRIANTMEELKTAFDELFGKRLVTEQSEKEGKIVSKLLFERFENITRELYIAIVLDREKESPRLIAGKRGGIEVEEMVKKDPDLIASEVIDVRYGLMPYQARKLFFFLELDPSLLEPFTELCQNMYKIFVEKECTLCEINPLAINDTGKFVALDAKVILDDNALFRHPDLSELFDPTQEDSKEVEARRFGLNYVKLKGNVGCVANGAGLAMATMDLVRLSGKEPANFLDVGGGATREMIREGLRIVHSDPDVKVIFINIFGGILRCDTFAMGFRDASEIIEKPVIMRLEGTNVEDGMKILKDLKIPLIIVNDLKEALERLKSLDI, encoded by the coding sequence ATGAGGATACATGAATACCAGGCAAAAAAGATCTTTGAAGCTTATTCTATTTTCTGTCCCCAAGGGTTCGTAGTCGAAAAAAGCAATGATTTAGAACTTGCAGCCTCCGTTTTGGGTTTTCCCATTGTGGTCAAAGCGCAGATACATGTAGGTGGAAGAGGAAAGGGAGGTGGCATAAGGATCGCAAATACCATGGAAGAGCTCAAAACCGCATTCGATGAACTCTTTGGAAAAAGACTTGTGACCGAGCAATCGGAAAAAGAAGGAAAAATCGTCTCTAAACTTCTTTTTGAAAGATTCGAAAATATCACGAGGGAACTTTACATTGCAATCGTTCTAGACCGAGAAAAGGAGAGCCCAAGGCTTATTGCGGGCAAAAGAGGAGGGATAGAGGTAGAAGAGATGGTAAAAAAGGACCCGGACCTCATAGCAAGCGAAGTAATCGATGTGAGATACGGACTTATGCCGTACCAGGCGAGAAAACTTTTCTTCTTTTTAGAGCTTGATCCGTCTTTGCTCGAGCCTTTTACTGAGCTTTGTCAAAACATGTATAAAATATTCGTTGAGAAAGAGTGCACTCTCTGTGAGATAAATCCTCTTGCCATCAATGATACCGGAAAATTTGTGGCACTAGATGCTAAAGTTATTTTGGATGATAACGCCCTATTTCGACATCCCGATTTGTCAGAATTGTTCGACCCAACCCAAGAAGACTCAAAGGAGGTTGAGGCTAGAAGATTCGGTCTTAACTATGTGAAACTTAAAGGGAATGTGGGATGTGTTGCGAATGGAGCCGGCCTAGCCATGGCAACTATGGATCTTGTACGCCTCTCAGGGAAAGAACCGGCCAACTTTTTGGATGTTGGGGGTGGAGCAACGAGGGAGATGATTCGTGAAGGTCTAAGAATAGTGCATTCCGACCCGGACGTCAAAGTCATTTTCATAAACATTTTCGGTGGAATCCTAAGGTGTGACACCTTTGCAATGGGGTTTAGGGATGCTTCTGAGATAATTGAGAAGCCTGTGATAATGAGGCTTGAAGGTACAAATGTGGAAGATGGAATGAAGATTTTGAAGGATTTAAAGATTCCCCTAATAATTGTCAATGACCTAAAAGAAGCTTTAGAAAGGTTAAAAAGCCTAGATATCTAA
- a CDS encoding 2-oxoacid:acceptor oxidoreductase family protein codes for MRYDIRISGSGGQGIVLLGIIIAEAAILEGLNVAQTQSYGPEARGGSSKSEIVISDEEIDYPKAQRLDCLLAMSQKSCDDYYMDLKPEGILIVDSTFVKQVAVQKAYRIPFTQLAKEKLKKDFVANIVALGAFSVLTEFVKPSSLKEALSRRVPKGTEKLNLEAFQIGVREGRKAKKALKPLIVSERIDEDT; via the coding sequence ATGAGGTACGACATAAGGATCAGTGGGTCGGGAGGCCAAGGAATAGTACTTCTAGGTATCATAATTGCGGAGGCTGCAATTCTCGAAGGACTAAACGTGGCCCAGACTCAAAGTTACGGGCCCGAGGCGCGAGGGGGTTCGAGTAAATCGGAGATTGTGATAAGCGACGAAGAGATAGACTATCCAAAAGCCCAGAGACTGGACTGTCTCCTTGCGATGAGCCAAAAGTCCTGCGATGACTACTACATGGACTTGAAGCCAGAGGGTATCCTAATAGTTGATTCCACTTTTGTCAAACAGGTGGCAGTTCAAAAAGCATACAGGATCCCATTTACTCAGTTAGCGAAAGAAAAGCTCAAAAAAGACTTTGTGGCAAACATAGTCGCTCTTGGCGCTTTTTCTGTCCTTACGGAGTTTGTAAAACCGAGCTCTTTAAAAGAAGCATTATCACGACGAGTTCCAAAGGGAACTGAAAAGTTGAACTTAGAGGCCTTCCAGATTGGAGTGAGGGAGGGAAGAAAAGCAAAGAAGGCACTAAAGCCTCTCATTGTAAGTGAGAGAATCGATGAGGATACATGA
- a CDS encoding 2-oxoacid:ferredoxin oxidoreductase subunit beta — protein sequence MEGVTKLIHQYLRHDKKFPHVWCPGCGIGIFLGSLIRAIHECKFKKDEIVLVSGIGCTGRLPVYVDFNTLHTTHGRALAFATGIKLAKPSLKVIVIMGDGDAMAIGGNHFIHAARRNVDLKAIVVNNSIYGMTGGQHSPTTPYGARTTTSQFFHIERPFQVAELAVVSGAAFVARSTVYHVRLLDEVLKLAFLKKGFSVVEVISHCHTHYGKINKIGSAVDMLLWQKEHAVQVDRAREMKEEDLEGKFLIGVLVDRDFPVFEEEYEKIRKKAKELAQVPL from the coding sequence ATGGAAGGAGTAACAAAGCTCATCCACCAGTATTTAAGGCACGACAAAAAGTTTCCCCATGTTTGGTGTCCGGGATGCGGGATAGGGATATTTCTTGGATCACTCATAAGGGCAATTCATGAATGTAAGTTTAAAAAGGATGAGATAGTTCTTGTCTCTGGAATAGGTTGTACGGGAAGATTGCCAGTCTACGTCGACTTTAACACCCTTCACACGACCCATGGAAGAGCACTCGCGTTTGCGACAGGTATAAAGCTTGCCAAACCTAGCCTTAAAGTTATTGTGATCATGGGCGATGGGGATGCGATGGCTATAGGTGGAAACCATTTCATCCACGCTGCGCGAAGAAACGTTGATCTAAAAGCTATAGTGGTGAATAATAGCATTTACGGAATGACAGGTGGACAGCATTCTCCAACGACTCCTTATGGTGCAAGAACAACGACCTCACAGTTCTTCCATATTGAGAGACCGTTTCAGGTGGCTGAGCTTGCAGTTGTAAGTGGGGCCGCCTTCGTTGCAAGGTCAACAGTTTACCACGTAAGGCTTTTGGACGAAGTTTTAAAACTGGCCTTTCTAAAAAAAGGGTTTTCAGTTGTAGAAGTGATTTCTCACTGCCATACTCATTACGGAAAGATAAACAAGATCGGATCTGCTGTGGATATGCTCCTTTGGCAAAAAGAGCATGCAGTGCAAGTCGATAGGGCAAGGGAAATGAAAGAAGAGGATTTGGAGGGCAAGTTTTTAATAGGTGTTCTTGTGGACAGGGACTTTCCGGTCTTTGAAGAAGAATACGAAAAGATAAGAAAGAAGGCAAAAGAGTTGGCGCAAGTTCCACTATGA
- a CDS encoding 2-oxoacid:acceptor oxidoreductase subunit alpha produces the protein MLKKKNRRNEILLQGNEAIAEGAIRAGCRFFAGYPITPATEIAEVLSVRLPQVGGTFIQMEDEIASIAAVIGASLCGVKAMTATSGPGFSLMQENIGFAIMAEIPCVIVNCMRAGPSTGLPTSPAQGDVMQARWGTHGDHPIIVLCPSTVKECYRLTITAFNFSERYRIPVILLVDEVVAHMRENICLDDEKIEIVNRVKPSVPPEWYIPYEDTPSGVPPMANFGEGYRYHVTGLTHDVRGFPTNRPEEVDPFIRRLFRKISQNFNDVQIGESFLTEDADLTIVAYGCVARSAKRACVEARERGMKVGLLKLNTLWPFMRTEVEKVLSRSKIVLVPEMNMGQISREVKRVNRGTSKIFTINKVDGTPITPDEILLKIKEIY, from the coding sequence ATTTTGAAAAAAAAGAACAGACGCAACGAAATTCTCTTACAGGGAAATGAGGCTATAGCGGAAGGGGCAATAAGGGCCGGTTGCAGATTCTTTGCCGGTTACCCTATAACTCCTGCCACTGAAATAGCCGAGGTTCTCTCCGTTAGGCTTCCGCAGGTTGGCGGCACGTTTATTCAAATGGAGGACGAGATTGCAAGTATTGCGGCAGTTATAGGTGCCTCCCTTTGCGGAGTCAAAGCGATGACTGCAACAAGCGGTCCCGGGTTTTCCCTTATGCAGGAAAATATTGGGTTTGCAATAATGGCGGAAATTCCATGTGTGATCGTCAATTGCATGAGGGCAGGACCGAGCACCGGGCTTCCTACATCTCCAGCTCAGGGCGATGTCATGCAGGCAAGGTGGGGCACCCATGGCGACCATCCAATTATAGTACTCTGCCCATCTACTGTTAAAGAATGCTATAGACTCACCATCACCGCGTTTAATTTTTCTGAGCGGTATAGAATCCCTGTTATTTTGCTTGTTGACGAAGTTGTGGCTCACATGAGGGAGAATATTTGCCTGGATGATGAAAAAATAGAAATCGTAAACCGTGTTAAGCCTTCTGTCCCTCCTGAGTGGTACATTCCATATGAGGATACCCCAAGCGGGGTACCTCCTATGGCAAACTTCGGAGAAGGTTATCGCTACCACGTAACTGGGCTCACCCACGATGTAAGAGGTTTCCCGACGAATCGGCCAGAAGAGGTCGATCCGTTCATAAGGAGGCTTTTTAGAAAGATAAGCCAGAACTTTAATGATGTGCAGATCGGGGAGAGTTTCTTAACCGAAGATGCGGACCTTACAATAGTAGCTTACGGATGCGTTGCAAGATCTGCCAAGAGAGCCTGTGTTGAAGCAAGAGAAAGGGGGATGAAGGTTGGTCTTTTAAAACTCAACACCTTGTGGCCTTTTATGAGAACGGAGGTTGAAAAGGTGCTCAGTAGATCAAAGATCGTTCTTGTTCCGGAGATGAACATGGGTCAGATATCTAGAGAGGTAAAAAGGGTAAACAGGGGGACATCGAAGATCTTTACAATAAACAAAGTGGATGGAACCCCAATCACCCCGGATGAGATTCTCTTAAAAATAAAGGAGATATACTGA
- a CDS encoding 4Fe-4S binding protein, whose protein sequence is MTKIDIYRAWCKCCGICVAFCPKGVLAKDELGYPFVEKPDECIRCRWCELRCPDFAITVLEGQEDFEKKEQTQRNSLTGK, encoded by the coding sequence GTGACAAAAATCGACATATATAGGGCCTGGTGTAAATGCTGTGGTATCTGTGTAGCTTTTTGTCCCAAAGGGGTTCTCGCAAAAGATGAACTAGGATATCCTTTCGTTGAAAAGCCCGACGAATGCATAAGATGTAGGTGGTGTGAACTTAGGTGTCCTGACTTTGCAATAACCGTTCTTGAAGGACAAGAAGATTTTGAAAAAAAAGAACAGACGCAACGAAATTCTCTTACAGGGAAATGA
- the dtd gene encoding D-aminoacyl-tRNA deacylase, with the protein MKAIVQRVKEARVEVNGKPKGSIGKGLLVFLGVGRDDTEEDSEWMAEKIVNLRIFEKEEGRLDYSLLDVDGELLVVSQFTLYGDCSKGRRPSFTEAMDKEKAEELFNDFVERVKRRVKKVETGVFRAHMDVYLVNEGPVTLIVDSKRSKS; encoded by the coding sequence ATGAAAGCCATAGTTCAGAGGGTCAAAGAGGCTCGCGTGGAAGTAAATGGAAAGCCGAAAGGGAGTATAGGGAAAGGTCTTCTTGTCTTTCTTGGCGTGGGAAGGGATGATACCGAAGAGGACTCCGAGTGGATGGCAGAAAAAATAGTAAATCTTCGTATCTTTGAGAAGGAGGAAGGGAGGCTAGACTATTCGCTCCTCGATGTGGATGGGGAACTTTTAGTTGTTTCCCAGTTCACACTTTACGGTGACTGTTCCAAAGGAAGAAGACCGTCTTTCACTGAAGCTATGGATAAAGAAAAGGCGGAAGAACTGTTTAACGATTTCGTAGAGAGGGTAAAAAGGAGGGTTAAAAAGGTAGAGACAGGAGTTTTTAGAGCCCACATGGATGTCTACCTTGTAAACGAGGGTCCTGTAACCTTGATCGTCGATTCTAAAAGGTCAAAATCGTGA
- the fusA gene encoding elongation factor G — MKRYEPELIRNVGLFAHGGDGKTSIAEAMLFLAGENTRLGSVDEGTSIMDYEPEEITRKITISSSLAFFDWKKHKVNLIDTPGDDNFIWDAKLCMRVVDSAVIVVSGIDGVKVQTEKVWNFARENSNPVCVFVNKLDRERADFYRTLENLKASFEDANFLAVQIPIGREESFKGIVSLLDAKAYIYSNDFQGNFEEKEIPEELRGTYEDFKEKLMEAIVEIDDATMEKYLNGEEIEPSKIEECLRKGIWETRIIPVLCGSGLKNIGIVHLLDFIIKFMPPPTFRKEVLGYDLKTGEKVKRKISLDEPFSAYVFKTISDPFAGRLNLFKVYSGELYPDTSVLNSTKDEKEKIGQIFSLVGKKQKPIPSATTGDIGVVAKLKNVSTGDTLCDEKSPIRYDTVKVPPALISFSLRPKTKGDEDKLNASLGKLMDEDLTIRYARDEQTKEFILSGMGQVHIEVIVERLKRKFGVEVELKEPKVPYKETIKGTAKAQGKYKRQSGGRGQYGDTWLEISPLPRGEGFVFEDKIVGGVIPKQYIPAVEKGVLEAMQQGILAGYPVTDVKVTLYDGSYHEVDSSEMAFKIAASIGFKKCMEMANPVLLEPIMKMEIIVPEENLGDVMGDLNSRRGKILGVEGKGSNQIIRAYVPMAEILKYAPDLRSMTGGRGTFTMEFSHYEEVPPHIAQKIIEQAKKEKEQEK; from the coding sequence ATGAAAAGGTATGAACCTGAGCTGATAAGGAATGTGGGACTTTTTGCCCATGGTGGAGACGGAAAGACATCCATAGCCGAGGCAATGCTCTTTTTGGCCGGTGAAAACACGAGACTAGGCAGTGTGGATGAAGGAACGTCAATAATGGATTATGAACCGGAGGAAATTACAAGGAAGATTACCATCTCTTCCTCTTTGGCATTCTTTGACTGGAAGAAACATAAAGTGAATTTGATCGATACGCCCGGAGACGATAACTTTATCTGGGACGCCAAACTGTGTATGAGAGTTGTTGACTCCGCTGTAATAGTTGTCAGTGGAATCGATGGGGTTAAGGTTCAGACAGAAAAGGTCTGGAACTTTGCTCGAGAAAACTCAAACCCGGTATGTGTCTTCGTCAACAAACTAGATAGAGAGAGGGCAGATTTTTATAGAACTTTAGAGAATCTAAAGGCCAGTTTTGAAGACGCTAATTTTTTAGCAGTTCAGATTCCCATAGGGAGAGAGGAAAGCTTTAAGGGGATAGTAAGCCTTCTCGATGCCAAAGCGTATATCTACTCCAATGACTTCCAGGGAAACTTTGAAGAAAAAGAGATACCGGAAGAATTGAGAGGAACTTACGAGGATTTTAAGGAAAAGCTTATGGAAGCGATTGTAGAAATCGATGACGCAACGATGGAGAAATACCTAAACGGTGAGGAGATAGAACCATCAAAGATTGAAGAGTGCTTAAGGAAGGGAATTTGGGAAACGAGGATAATCCCCGTCCTTTGTGGGTCTGGATTAAAAAATATCGGTATCGTGCACCTTCTTGACTTTATAATCAAATTCATGCCCCCTCCTACCTTCAGAAAGGAAGTCTTGGGCTACGATTTAAAGACAGGAGAAAAGGTGAAACGGAAGATCTCATTGGATGAACCCTTTAGCGCATATGTATTCAAAACGATAAGCGATCCTTTCGCCGGAAGGCTAAATCTTTTTAAGGTCTACTCTGGAGAACTATACCCTGACACAAGTGTGCTTAACTCCACAAAGGACGAGAAAGAAAAGATAGGGCAAATATTTTCGCTTGTAGGAAAGAAACAGAAACCCATACCCTCCGCAACAACGGGAGACATCGGGGTTGTGGCCAAGCTGAAAAATGTGAGCACAGGGGACACACTCTGTGATGAGAAATCTCCAATAAGATACGATACAGTGAAAGTGCCACCGGCCCTCATCTCATTTTCGTTGAGGCCCAAGACAAAGGGGGATGAGGATAAGCTTAATGCATCACTTGGAAAACTTATGGACGAAGACCTAACCATAAGATACGCAAGGGACGAACAGACAAAGGAGTTCATCCTTTCTGGGATGGGACAGGTTCACATAGAGGTCATAGTTGAACGGCTCAAAAGAAAGTTTGGGGTTGAAGTTGAGCTCAAAGAACCTAAGGTTCCATACAAAGAGACTATCAAAGGGACTGCTAAGGCGCAGGGAAAATACAAAAGGCAGTCTGGGGGAAGAGGACAATACGGGGATACATGGCTTGAGATCTCTCCTCTTCCGAGGGGAGAAGGTTTCGTATTTGAGGATAAGATAGTTGGTGGCGTTATTCCAAAACAGTACATTCCTGCAGTGGAAAAGGGTGTCTTGGAGGCGATGCAGCAAGGGATTTTGGCGGGTTACCCAGTAACAGACGTGAAAGTCACCCTTTACGATGGATCCTATCACGAAGTTGACTCATCGGAGATGGCGTTTAAAATAGCTGCTTCTATAGGATTTAAAAAATGCATGGAGATGGCTAATCCTGTCCTTCTTGAGCCGATTATGAAGATGGAGATAATAGTACCCGAAGAAAACTTGGGCGATGTTATGGGAGACCTAAACTCAAGAAGGGGAAAGATCTTAGGTGTTGAGGGAAAGGGGAGTAACCAGATAATCAGGGCCTATGTGCCGATGGCAGAGATCCTAAAGTACGCTCCGGATCTCCGGTCGATGACAGGTGGAAGAGGGACATTCACTATGGAATTCTCGCATTATGAAGAAGTTCCTCCCCACATTGCGCAAAAAATAATCGAGCAGGCGAAAAAAGAGAAAGAACAGGAAAAATGA
- a CDS encoding NlpC/P60 family protein: MDEGSAKIVCYNLNVEPRYYVCVPFTDLLRRPSEPKIQNYFDRKRLTQLLYNEEVRIIRNEGEWCFVEAPEQLSFRQRRRWAPYRGWVKMNALRKTCGVNRVNAVVISSFTSVKGKTGPFYIPFGSRIFVRYMTDGSLFFLEEEGEGYLEPSKISLLNCEIRNERKAKDPVTLALTFVGCKYLWGGRSPSFLPTEKSIGLTGVDCSGLVNLVFRGVGIDIPRDAHEQFMKAKKIKGSELEKGDLIFVSSKERGKIDHVMIYCGDGFIVEASGKEGKVRYLSVKDGLPVDPKKVDNKLFHFKDTTFYFGRFVKENENKGDRDKKTEDTS; this comes from the coding sequence TTGGATGAGGGATCTGCAAAAATAGTGTGCTATAATTTGAACGTGGAACCTAGATATTACGTATGTGTTCCCTTTACTGACCTTTTACGAAGACCCTCCGAGCCAAAAATCCAGAATTACTTTGACAGAAAAAGGTTAACACAGCTCCTTTACAATGAAGAAGTTCGCATAATCCGAAATGAAGGAGAATGGTGTTTCGTTGAGGCGCCGGAACAGCTATCGTTCCGTCAAAGAAGGAGATGGGCTCCGTATAGGGGCTGGGTAAAGATGAACGCTTTGAGGAAAACTTGTGGGGTGAATCGTGTAAACGCCGTAGTGATATCGAGTTTTACTTCTGTGAAGGGAAAGACAGGACCCTTCTACATCCCCTTTGGAAGTCGCATTTTTGTGAGATATATGACCGATGGTAGCTTGTTTTTTTTGGAGGAAGAAGGTGAAGGATATCTGGAACCAAGTAAAATCAGTCTGCTAAATTGCGAAATACGAAATGAACGGAAAGCTAAAGACCCTGTAACTTTGGCTCTTACGTTTGTGGGATGCAAATATCTCTGGGGAGGGAGAAGCCCTTCTTTTTTACCGACTGAGAAGAGTATAGGCCTTACCGGAGTCGACTGTTCTGGACTTGTGAATCTCGTATTTAGGGGAGTTGGAATTGACATCCCCAGAGATGCCCATGAGCAGTTTATGAAAGCAAAAAAGATAAAGGGATCGGAACTGGAAAAGGGGGATCTCATATTCGTTTCATCGAAGGAAAGAGGTAAAATCGATCACGTAATGATCTACTGCGGGGATGGTTTCATCGTTGAGGCATCAGGCAAAGAAGGAAAAGTTCGGTATTTATCTGTAAAAGACGGATTACCTGTCGATCCAAAAAAAGTGGATAATAAACTTTTTCACTTCAAGGACACGACTTTTTATTTTGGACGATTCGTGAAAGAAAATGAGAATAAAGGCGATCGAGACAAAAAGACAGAAGATACCTCTTAA